In Methanothrix sp., a genomic segment contains:
- the gyrA gene encoding DNA gyrase subunit A: MTEVHVNITEEMKSSYIDYAMSVIVGRALPDVRDGLKPVHRRILYAMYEQGMTHDQPYKKSARVVGDVMGKYHPHGDAAIYETMVRMAQTFSMRYPLIDGQGNFGSIDGDPAAAMRYTEVRLSRIAGEMLQDIDKDTVDFAPNYDNSLKEPTVLPGKLPNLLLNGSTGIAVGMATNIPPHNLNELAGAIIHLIDNPEASMAELMHHLPGPDFPTGGYIVGRAGIESAYLTGRGSIILQARSEMEEGPKGSKIIFTELPYQVNKSKLIEDTAEMVKRGRLEGISDLRDESDKEGIRLVVEVKAGFNANVVLNQLHKHTALQTSYGINNMVLVDGMPKILSLKETLEQYIYYRSIVVERRTRFELDAAEKRAHILAGLLIALKSIDEVIRIIKAAPSPAEARSGLIEAFLLSEEQAKAILDMRLQRLTGLEQEKIASEAAELERQIERLRQILSSNLEILGIIKDELTELISKYGDERRTQIIEAEGEVTHEDLIQEEEVAVTITSSGYIKRQPLNAYRMQRRGGRGVIGAETKTEEFVTDVSTASTKDYLLFFTDKGKAHWLKVYEVPSLGRVARGKSIVNLLHLEPDERITGAIPVKSFEAGYIVLVTRSGNIVKMPCGPSPIPARVG; encoded by the coding sequence TATTGTGGGGAGGGCGCTTCCCGACGTTCGAGACGGATTGAAGCCCGTCCACCGCCGCATTCTCTATGCCATGTATGAGCAGGGGATGACCCACGATCAGCCCTACAAGAAGTCCGCCCGCGTGGTGGGCGATGTGATGGGCAAGTACCATCCCCATGGCGATGCCGCCATATATGAGACCATGGTCAGAATGGCCCAGACCTTCTCCATGCGTTATCCCCTGATCGACGGTCAGGGCAACTTCGGCTCCATCGATGGTGATCCGGCAGCAGCCATGCGCTACACCGAGGTGCGGCTCTCCCGCATTGCCGGGGAGATGCTGCAGGACATAGATAAAGATACTGTGGACTTTGCGCCCAACTACGACAACTCGCTGAAGGAGCCGACGGTCCTTCCGGGAAAGCTCCCCAACCTGCTTCTCAATGGCTCGACCGGCATTGCTGTGGGCATGGCGACCAATATACCTCCCCACAATCTGAACGAGCTGGCGGGGGCGATCATCCATCTGATAGACAATCCCGAGGCATCAATGGCTGAGCTGATGCACCACTTGCCGGGCCCTGACTTTCCCACAGGTGGTTATATTGTGGGCCGGGCAGGGATCGAGTCCGCCTATCTGACCGGCAGGGGGAGCATAATCCTCCAGGCCAGGTCGGAGATGGAGGAGGGGCCAAAGGGCAGCAAGATCATCTTCACTGAGCTTCCCTACCAGGTGAACAAGTCCAAGTTGATTGAGGATACAGCGGAGATGGTGAAGAGGGGGCGGCTGGAGGGCATATCCGATCTGCGGGATGAGTCGGACAAGGAAGGCATTCGCCTGGTGGTGGAGGTCAAGGCCGGATTCAATGCCAATGTGGTCTTAAACCAGTTGCATAAACATACTGCTCTGCAGACCAGCTACGGCATCAACAATATGGTGCTGGTGGACGGCATGCCCAAGATCCTCTCCTTGAAGGAGACATTGGAGCAGTACATCTACTACCGCTCCATTGTGGTGGAGAGGCGCACCCGCTTCGAGCTGGATGCGGCTGAAAAGAGGGCTCATATCCTGGCCGGCCTGCTCATCGCCCTGAAGAGCATCGATGAGGTGATAAGGATCATCAAGGCCGCACCCAGCCCGGCCGAGGCCAGGAGTGGTCTGATTGAGGCATTCCTCCTCTCTGAGGAGCAGGCGAAGGCCATTTTGGACATGAGGCTGCAGAGGCTCACTGGCCTGGAGCAGGAGAAGATAGCCTCCGAGGCAGCAGAGCTGGAGCGGCAGATAGAGAGGCTCCGGCAGATCCTCTCCAGCAACCTGGAGATACTGGGCATCATCAAGGATGAGCTGACGGAGCTTATAAGCAAGTATGGCGATGAGCGGCGCACCCAGATCATCGAGGCCGAGGGCGAGGTCACCCATGAGGATCTCATTCAGGAGGAGGAGGTGGCAGTGACCATCACCAGCTCCGGATACATCAAACGCCAGCCCCTCAATGCCTATCGCATGCAGAGAAGGGGTGGACGGGGGGTGATAGGGGCTGAGACCAAGACAGAGGAGTTTGTGACCGACGTGTCCACCGCCTCCACCAAGGACTATCTTCTCTTCTTCACCGATAAGGGCAAAGCCCACTGGCTCAAGGTCTATGAGGTGCCCTCTTTGGGGAGAGTGGCGCGGGGCAAGTCAATAGTGAACCTTCTCCATCTGGAGCCTGATGAGAGGATCACCGGGGCCATTCCGGTGAAGAGCTTCGAGGCGGGCTACATCGTTCTGGTCACAAGAAGCGGCAATATTGTGAAGATGCCCTGCGGGCCTTCTCCAATCCCCGCAAGGGTGGGATAA
- a CDS encoding DNA gyrase C-terminal beta-propeller domain-containing protein — MNLKGDSLVSAKLTNGEKELLVATKYGKAIRFKEGDVRASNRGTMGVKAISLNMGDELISMDVIEPDSGSTLLTITNLGYGKRTDLKEYPSQRRGGKGVKNIDARKGYVCCTTTVFEEDELLITTKDGVMIRIPASDIRVQGRSTQGVRIMAVKPGDEVAAIARIS, encoded by the coding sequence GTGAATCTGAAGGGGGACAGCCTGGTCTCGGCCAAGCTCACCAACGGAGAGAAGGAGCTGCTGGTGGCCACCAAGTATGGCAAAGCCATCCGCTTCAAGGAGGGGGATGTGCGTGCCTCCAACCGGGGGACCATGGGGGTCAAGGCGATCAGCCTCAATATGGGGGACGAGCTGATCAGCATGGATGTGATCGAGCCCGACTCAGGCTCGACGCTGCTCACCATCACCAATCTGGGCTATGGCAAGAGGACTGACCTCAAGGAGTATCCCTCGCAGAGGCGGGGGGGCAAGGGGGTTAAGAACATCGATGCCCGCAAGGGGTATGTCTGCTGCACCACCACCGTCTTCGAGGAGGACGAGCTGCTCATCACCACCAAAGATGGGGTGATGATCAGGATCCCGGCGAGCGACATCCGGGTGCAGGGCCGCTCCACCCAGGGGGTGCGGATCATGGCGGTCAAGCCGGGGGACGAGGTGGCGGCGATAGCCAGGATAAGCTAG
- the tnpC gene encoding IS66 family transposase has translation MDQSEIIRQLQAQNEQLRLENEFLKARICELEARLAQYENAHTPPSLRRGRNRKKDVTNKGKPGQKVGHKGVTRPSAIPDSQVEVTADRCPDCGAKLALPFRFESKIIEEIPEPQPVTVTEYKIAHYICPCCRKEVVASDPNCPHEGKFGNNVIAQATLMRYADRLPHRKIQDALKRMHGLVLSPAAIFDLTRRAGEAVRPEYDAILERIRGAPILYIDETGIHVQGEKHWIWAFTTPFETFFVIRKSRGTNVLIDVLTRKFKGIIVCDGWKPYARFTKRLQRCWAHLLRESKDLSEMFDEAAPLHEALKGLYESLNTSSECDPPPEVRINIWQSAREVLQHWIDREYLEVKVQKFIRKICNGFDYWFTFILNPGVEPTNNRAERALRPHVVLRKILGTLRNSKGTAIHELIITALTTWGQRGLDCLQMLTIRLAS, from the coding sequence ATGGATCAATCAGAGATCATCCGTCAACTTCAAGCTCAAAATGAGCAATTAAGGCTTGAGAATGAATTTCTCAAAGCCAGGATCTGTGAGCTAGAAGCCCGTTTAGCTCAATATGAAAATGCCCACACTCCGCCAAGCCTGCGACGTGGCCGCAATCGCAAAAAGGATGTGACCAACAAGGGAAAGCCCGGCCAAAAAGTCGGGCATAAAGGTGTAACCAGACCCTCGGCTATCCCGGATAGCCAAGTTGAGGTTACAGCCGATCGATGCCCGGATTGCGGAGCAAAGCTTGCCCTTCCTTTTCGATTTGAGTCTAAGATTATCGAGGAAATTCCTGAACCACAGCCTGTCACAGTCACTGAATACAAAATAGCCCATTACATTTGTCCATGTTGTCGGAAGGAGGTCGTTGCATCCGATCCAAATTGCCCACATGAAGGCAAATTCGGAAACAACGTTATTGCGCAGGCGACGCTTATGAGATACGCGGATAGGTTGCCTCACAGAAAGATCCAGGATGCTCTGAAGAGAATGCATGGCCTGGTATTAAGCCCTGCTGCGATATTTGATCTGACTCGTCGCGCTGGGGAAGCAGTTAGGCCGGAATACGATGCCATCTTGGAAAGGATTCGTGGTGCTCCGATTCTTTACATAGATGAGACGGGGATTCATGTTCAGGGAGAAAAGCACTGGATCTGGGCGTTTACTACTCCATTTGAGACCTTTTTTGTAATTCGAAAAAGTCGAGGAACGAATGTCCTGATAGACGTCCTTACGCGGAAGTTCAAGGGGATAATTGTATGTGACGGATGGAAACCTTATGCTAGATTCACAAAAAGGTTGCAGCGATGTTGGGCGCATCTTCTTCGAGAATCAAAAGACCTTTCTGAGATGTTTGATGAAGCAGCTCCTTTGCATGAAGCACTCAAGGGACTTTATGAATCGCTGAACACGTCCTCAGAATGTGATCCTCCGCCAGAGGTGAGAATAAATATCTGGCAATCGGCACGAGAAGTGCTACAGCATTGGATCGACAGAGAGTACTTGGAAGTGAAGGTCCAAAAATTCATCCGCAAAATCTGCAATGGCTTTGACTACTGGTTCACGTTCATTCTAAATCCAGGCGTGGAGCCGACAAATAATAGAGCAGAGAGAGCTTTGCGGCCACATGTTGTGCTAAGAAAGATCTTGGGAACTTTGAGAAATAGCAAGGGAACTGCTATTCACGAGCTGATCATTACGGCGCTGACAACATGGGGACAGAGAGGATTGGATTGCCTCCAAATGCTAACCATAAGACTGGCTAGCTAA
- a CDS encoding nitrogenase iron protein NifH, with protein MKKIAIYGKGGIGKSTTTANISAALGELGYKVMQIGCDPKADSTSMLMNGRPVPTILDTLRESGGEASLDDMAFRGFGGVLCAECGGPTPGVGCAGRGIIASFEKLESLNAYEIYQPQVVFYDVLGDVVCGGFAMPLRRGYAEEVYIVTSGEKMSLFAARNIAKAVEQFKGRGYARLKGVILNARGVTNESEMVKRAAQEMGTEVVAEIPRDPIIQVCEEKNMTVIEGAPGSPQAEVYRRLAQKIMD; from the coding sequence ATGAAGAAGATTGCCATCTATGGTAAGGGGGGGATCGGAAAGTCCACCACCACCGCCAACATTTCTGCGGCCCTGGGAGAATTGGGGTACAAGGTGATGCAGATCGGATGCGACCCGAAAGCCGATTCGACCAGCATGCTGATGAACGGAAGGCCGGTGCCGACCATTCTGGACACCCTGAGAGAAAGCGGAGGGGAGGCGTCCCTCGACGATATGGCCTTTCGAGGCTTTGGAGGCGTGCTCTGTGCAGAATGCGGCGGACCAACTCCTGGGGTCGGGTGCGCCGGACGAGGCATAATTGCCTCTTTCGAGAAGCTCGAATCTCTAAACGCCTACGAGATCTATCAGCCCCAGGTCGTCTTTTATGATGTTTTAGGAGACGTCGTATGCGGCGGATTTGCCATGCCCCTCCGAAGAGGATACGCAGAGGAGGTCTATATAGTGACCTCTGGAGAGAAGATGTCCCTCTTCGCCGCCAGGAACATCGCCAAGGCGGTGGAGCAGTTCAAGGGCCGGGGATACGCCCGGCTGAAGGGCGTCATCCTCAACGCCCGGGGAGTCACAAATGAGTCAGAGATGGTGAAGAGAGCAGCCCAGGAGATGGGCACGGAAGTGGTGGCTGAAATTCCTCGTGACCCCATCATTCAGGTCTGTGAAGAAAAGAACATGACCGTGATCGAAGGGGCGCCCGGCTCGCCTCAGGCCGAGGTGTACAGAAGGCTGGCCCAGAAGATCATGGACTGA
- a CDS encoding nitrogenase component 1: protein MDLKLESYPVPSDYFGVLWGLSGVEDLLVLEHGSTGTCSYNVVNYMIMNKQSPKGKLFSCGMDEDDVVMGREDKLKRAVKDLDCTLHPKIIALVATGVTSVIGLDLDGVIEEIQPRTKARLLSFSGGGFKGDYTQGIKEAFSTLAREVAKEPKEKKPFSINMIGPTIDSFNNVSDLVELKRLLGLLGAEVNTVFTCRTSTDEIEEMASASLNLVTRDVGLEAAGILEERFGIPHLYSLPFGIRGTVEWLEDVGERLDLDLGRGVLASELERYGFSILELTTPLQRFDHLRAMVSCPYDYALGLVRLMVEEWEMKSPLVVLPKSPEDPRFEEKFKRWGTPDILIGPDTAILEEEIARIDPQVIFGNSYDLYLAKDVPIKIHAAFPAFDHLYRFNGTPFVGFRGHAYLTQTFLNRLNQNPEVFRR from the coding sequence ATGGATCTAAAGCTGGAGAGCTATCCCGTGCCCTCCGATTACTTCGGGGTATTGTGGGGTCTCTCAGGGGTTGAAGACCTCCTCGTTCTGGAGCACGGGTCCACGGGAACCTGCAGCTACAACGTCGTCAACTACATGATAATGAACAAGCAGTCTCCGAAGGGGAAGCTCTTCTCCTGCGGGATGGACGAGGATGACGTGGTGATGGGGAGAGAGGACAAGCTGAAACGAGCGGTGAAGGATCTCGATTGCACCCTGCACCCCAAGATCATCGCCCTGGTGGCAACGGGGGTCACCTCCGTGATTGGCCTGGACCTGGACGGCGTCATCGAGGAGATCCAGCCCCGCACAAAGGCCAGGCTACTCTCCTTCTCCGGCGGAGGCTTCAAAGGAGACTATACCCAGGGGATAAAGGAGGCCTTCTCCACTTTGGCCAGAGAGGTGGCAAAGGAGCCCAAAGAAAAAAAGCCCTTCTCCATCAACATGATCGGCCCCACCATCGACTCTTTCAACAACGTCTCGGACCTGGTCGAGCTGAAGCGGCTGTTGGGGCTATTGGGCGCCGAGGTGAACACCGTCTTCACCTGCCGAACAAGCACGGACGAGATAGAAGAGATGGCTTCAGCCTCTCTGAACCTGGTAACCAGGGACGTGGGGCTGGAAGCCGCCGGGATCCTGGAGGAGCGTTTCGGGATTCCTCACCTTTACAGCCTTCCCTTTGGGATAAGGGGAACGGTGGAGTGGCTGGAGGATGTGGGAGAGAGGCTGGACCTGGATCTGGGACGAGGTGTCCTGGCCTCTGAGCTTGAAAGGTACGGATTTTCGATCCTGGAGCTCACCACCCCTCTTCAGAGATTCGATCACCTGAGGGCGATGGTATCCTGTCCTTACGACTATGCCCTGGGATTGGTCAGGTTGATGGTGGAGGAGTGGGAGATGAAATCGCCCCTGGTGGTCCTGCCGAAGTCCCCCGAAGATCCGAGATTCGAAGAGAAGTTCAAGAGGTGGGGCACGCCCGACATTCTGATCGGGCCAGATACTGCGATCCTGGAGGAGGAGATCGCCAGGATCGATCCTCAGGTGATCTTCGGAAACTCCTACGACCTCTACTTGGCAAAGGATGTCCCTATCAAGATCCATGCCGCCTTTCCGGCCTTCGATCACCTCTACCGGTTCAATGGTACGCCCTTTGTCGGTTTTCGGGGGCATGCCTACCTCACCCAGACCTTCCTCAACCGACTCAACCAGAATCCAGAGGTGTTTCGAAGATGA
- a CDS encoding nitrogenase component 1 translates to MNYEEISMEGRCIRLSEFVEGGALPKPADSQYPGSHCAFRAVAGIIPLIKNSYGLLLGPAICLYNAKLTTNIRSLTSDPQPNTLLFLTYSQDDIIFGFHDKVREAILEVDRKYRPQVLFLVTTCLQEIVGEDFDASVEEIQREVKARLLVIHTDNFTCENASPGIENIFLSLSELMEPCEVEEGSVNLLGFMAPNARRTELARLLGSAGIKIKNIVPSFCTPEDLSRAPGVSLNIALDHHALKLAEKMKEEFGTEYIYCEKPYHPDSIELWYQKMAEALRIDLDEEINDLKRETEDLITKTKGRFSGKRCALSGQPGRTLDFASLLVELGIEPVVIMIHHLSREDRRDAQRLLAQGVDSLLFRGDNSLQTDKLLFMLKPEICIGRMDYKVLAQLGIQPCMLIRSHFRLGFEASNEILRLMVREPAGFGALRYKERLLAGRAI, encoded by the coding sequence ATGAACTATGAAGAGATATCTATGGAGGGAAGATGCATCCGGCTGAGCGAGTTCGTGGAGGGCGGGGCCCTGCCCAAACCAGCCGACTCCCAATATCCAGGGTCACATTGCGCCTTCAGGGCCGTGGCGGGCATAATTCCATTGATCAAAAACTCCTATGGTCTGCTCTTGGGCCCGGCCATCTGCCTGTATAACGCCAAGCTGACCACGAACATCAGGTCTTTAACCTCCGATCCCCAGCCAAACACCCTCCTCTTTCTAACCTACTCCCAGGATGATATCATATTCGGATTTCACGATAAGGTCAGAGAGGCCATCTTGGAGGTGGACCGCAAATATCGCCCTCAGGTGCTGTTCTTGGTCACCACCTGCCTGCAAGAGATCGTGGGCGAGGATTTCGATGCCTCCGTAGAGGAGATCCAAAGGGAGGTGAAGGCCAGGCTGCTGGTGATCCACACCGACAACTTCACCTGCGAGAATGCATCCCCCGGCATCGAGAACATCTTCTTGTCCTTATCAGAGTTGATGGAGCCCTGCGAGGTGGAGGAGGGGTCTGTCAACCTGCTGGGCTTTATGGCCCCGAACGCGAGGAGGACGGAGCTTGCACGGCTGCTGGGATCTGCGGGAATTAAGATCAAGAACATTGTACCCTCTTTCTGCACCCCCGAGGATCTGAGTCGCGCCCCCGGAGTCTCGCTCAATATCGCCCTGGACCATCACGCCCTGAAGCTCGCCGAGAAGATGAAGGAGGAGTTTGGAACAGAGTACATCTACTGTGAAAAGCCCTATCATCCAGATTCAATCGAGCTATGGTACCAGAAGATGGCTGAGGCTTTGAGGATCGATCTCGATGAAGAGATAAATGATCTGAAGAGAGAGACTGAAGATCTGATCACTAAGACGAAGGGCCGTTTTTCCGGGAAGAGATGTGCCCTCTCTGGCCAGCCAGGTAGGACCCTTGATTTCGCCTCTCTTCTGGTCGAGCTGGGGATCGAGCCGGTGGTGATCATGATCCACCACCTCTCCAGAGAAGACAGGAGGGATGCCCAAAGGCTTTTGGCCCAAGGGGTCGATTCTCTCCTTTTCCGAGGGGACAACTCCCTTCAGACGGATAAGCTTCTCTTTATGCTGAAGCCCGAGATCTGCATAGGGAGGATGGATTATAAAGTCCTGGCCCAGCTGGGGATACAACCCTGCATGCTGATTCGATCCCACTTCAGGCTGGGGTTTGAGGCCAGCAATGAGATTCTGCGTCTCATGGTTCGGGAACCGGCAGGTTTTGGGGCCTTGAGGTACAAAGAGAGGCTTTTGGCCGGGAGGGCGATCTAG
- a CDS encoding ABC transporter ATP-binding protein translates to MMIKLQINGLTFSYSSVPILDDICMEVASAKLLSIAGPNGSGKSTLLKCIDRVLKPQRGSILLDRKEIMKMDRMEIAKQVGYVQQNVKRSFPTTVFDTVIMGRRPHQGCHTNDEDQEIVWEILELLDIDQFALKYFNELSGGQQQRVLIARALAQEASVLLLDEPTSNLDIKRQLEVMDIIQDLVRRKGITAIVAIHDLNLASRYSDRMIMMKDGKIIVAGYPGEVLTAENIEAIYGVKAAIKTQSDAPYIIPIKPIKTNRDNSRNDGFSYRRKKKDSTIDRISDNLYERFGQMKILK, encoded by the coding sequence ATGATGATCAAGCTGCAGATCAACGGCCTTACCTTCAGTTACAGCAGCGTTCCAATTCTTGACGATATATGCATGGAAGTGGCGTCGGCAAAGTTGCTCAGCATCGCCGGGCCAAACGGCTCCGGCAAGTCCACATTGCTCAAATGCATCGATCGGGTGCTAAAGCCTCAGCGGGGAAGCATCCTCCTGGATCGCAAAGAGATCATGAAGATGGACCGGATGGAGATTGCAAAACAGGTCGGCTACGTCCAACAAAACGTAAAAAGAAGCTTTCCAACTACGGTCTTCGATACGGTGATCATGGGAAGAAGGCCTCATCAAGGCTGCCATACCAACGACGAGGATCAAGAGATCGTCTGGGAAATACTGGAGCTTCTGGACATCGATCAGTTCGCGTTGAAGTATTTTAACGAGCTCAGCGGGGGCCAGCAGCAAAGAGTTCTCATAGCGCGAGCTCTCGCTCAAGAGGCCAGTGTTCTGTTACTGGACGAACCCACCTCTAACCTGGACATCAAACGCCAGCTTGAGGTCATGGACATAATACAGGATCTCGTGAGAAGGAAAGGGATAACAGCTATCGTTGCCATTCACGATCTTAATCTGGCGTCACGATATTCAGATAGAATGATTATGATGAAGGATGGGAAGATCATCGTTGCCGGATATCCGGGTGAGGTTTTGACCGCTGAGAACATAGAGGCGATTTATGGCGTTAAAGCTGCAATAAAAACCCAATCAGATGCGCCTTACATCATACCTATAAAACCGATCAAAACGAACCGGGATAATAGTCGCAATGACGGCTTTTCCTACAGAAGGAAGAAAAAGGACTCTACCATTGATCGGATTTCGGATAACCTCTATGAGCGTTTCGGCCAGATGAAGATCCTGAAGTGA
- a CDS encoding iron ABC transporter permease, translating into MTKAFRYTSSRTGKKSDVQRDFDKFVGRKILFMLVLVVLAVFLVGVSVTFGPLEITVLEVYRTIIQRVLSTDLGMNRLTELVIWNIRLPRIMWGLAAGFGLGVAGCIMQAVLRNPLASPFTLGISAGANFGVSLAIILDFAIFGGMYAVIGNAFIFAFLTSMIIIGISAIKGGTVELLILAGIALNYVFRAASDLFRYFATTEQKEATQAFGQGDLGTFGWSELSLVSLTILICMILVTPKLRDLNIMTAGDETAKSLGIDAGKLRMFVMTVASFLVASVVAFVGPIGFVGLVAPHMSRMIIGSDHRFQLPASGLLGAIILVSSDILGMNIIPPIIIPVGIMTSILGVPFFFYLILTRRREYW; encoded by the coding sequence ATGACAAAGGCTTTCAGGTACACTTCATCCCGCACTGGAAAGAAGTCAGATGTTCAGAGAGATTTTGACAAGTTCGTTGGAAGAAAAATACTGTTTATGCTTGTCCTAGTGGTCCTGGCAGTTTTCCTGGTGGGGGTAAGCGTAACCTTTGGCCCGCTGGAGATCACCGTATTGGAGGTGTACAGGACCATAATTCAGAGGGTTCTGTCCACCGATCTCGGCATGAACCGGCTTACAGAGCTCGTCATCTGGAACATCAGGCTCCCGAGGATCATGTGGGGGCTCGCGGCCGGTTTCGGCCTGGGTGTTGCAGGATGTATCATGCAGGCCGTGCTCAGAAACCCGCTGGCCAGCCCCTTCACTTTGGGGATTTCAGCCGGCGCCAACTTCGGCGTCTCCTTGGCGATTATTCTGGATTTCGCCATCTTCGGCGGGATGTATGCAGTTATCGGAAACGCCTTCATCTTTGCATTTTTGACCTCGATGATAATAATAGGCATCTCTGCCATAAAAGGAGGGACGGTAGAGTTGCTAATCCTCGCCGGGATCGCATTGAACTACGTTTTCCGAGCGGCAAGTGACCTTTTCCGGTACTTTGCAACCACTGAACAGAAGGAAGCGACACAAGCGTTCGGTCAGGGCGACCTGGGTACATTCGGCTGGAGTGAACTATCCCTCGTCAGTCTTACTATCCTCATCTGCATGATCCTGGTGACACCAAAATTGAGGGATCTGAACATAATGACCGCGGGCGATGAGACCGCCAAGAGCCTGGGGATTGATGCTGGAAAGCTGAGGATGTTTGTGATGACTGTGGCCAGCTTTCTTGTAGCAAGCGTGGTCGCCTTCGTCGGGCCGATTGGGTTTGTAGGGCTGGTGGCACCCCATATGTCCCGGATGATTATTGGTTCCGACCACCGGTTCCAGCTTCCTGCTTCCGGCCTTCTTGGAGCCATAATACTGGTATCCTCAGACATCCTCGGAATGAACATCATCCCGCCCATAATCATCCCTGTAGGGATCATGACCTCCATTCTGGGGGTCCCCTTCTTCTTCTATCTGATATTGACCCGGAGGAGGGAGTACTGGTAA
- a CDS encoding slipin family protein, with protein sequence MDLNLALLAGAFLVALILISSAKITRQYERAVVFRFGKLLGERGPGLFFIIPIADRIVKVDLRVRELDVPKQTVISCDNVTLDVDAVIYYKVIDATKAIIEVEDFEAATLLLAQTTLRDILGQNELDTILSDRDDLNLRIKEILDSITEPWGMHVVMVTMRDVSLPENMLRAIARQAEAEREKRARIILAEGELLSSKMMNEAADMYENKPSALKLREFQTLTEIAKEKNLIVVSTGSDSAKASMEISSTVGLAKAVAER encoded by the coding sequence ATGGACTTGAACCTCGCCCTCCTGGCAGGAGCATTTCTGGTGGCTTTGATCTTGATCAGTTCAGCTAAGATCACCAGGCAATATGAACGAGCAGTAGTCTTCAGGTTCGGAAAACTCCTGGGAGAGAGAGGTCCGGGACTGTTCTTCATCATTCCTATCGCAGACAGGATCGTTAAGGTCGATTTAAGGGTGAGAGAGCTGGATGTTCCCAAGCAGACGGTGATCTCCTGTGACAATGTCACCCTCGATGTGGACGCGGTCATCTACTACAAGGTGATCGATGCCACCAAGGCCATCATCGAAGTGGAAGACTTCGAGGCTGCTACACTTCTCCTGGCGCAGACCACTCTGCGAGACATCCTGGGTCAAAACGAGCTGGATACAATCCTTTCGGACAGAGACGACCTCAACCTGAGGATTAAGGAGATATTAGACTCGATAACCGAGCCTTGGGGTATGCATGTGGTCATGGTCACTATGAGAGACGTCTCCCTGCCTGAGAACATGTTGCGCGCTATAGCTCGCCAGGCTGAGGCTGAGAGAGAGAAGAGAGCCCGCATAATCCTGGCGGAAGGAGAGCTTCTGTCCTCAAAGATGATGAATGAGGCTGCAGATATGTATGAAAACAAGCCAAGCGCATTGAAGTTAAGAGAGTTTCAGACCCTGACTGAGATTGCCAAGGAGAAAAATTTGATTGTGGTATCCACGGGCTCAGATAGCGCCAAAGCTTCAATGGAGATCAGCTCCACTGTCGGCTTGGCGAAGGCGGTCGCTGAGAGGTAG